The Leptospira hartskeerlii genome contains a region encoding:
- a CDS encoding outer membrane beta-barrel protein produces the protein MRKKTASLIATFTLVTASSIFAQPKKETPDPKAAGAVKAAPAPEPEDTKWYDKVDFSGFVDVYYMYNNNPLQGSAVDTTRAFETSNKNFGVNAAALAVQKTAEKSSPWGFRVDFQNGQNNAYQEAPYVQSNGIYNYNMLKQAYISMYFPVLKGMTLDVGKMATHIGYEVLESMNNPNYSIGAIFQNTIPFIHTGARLTTQFTDKWAGTFYLYNSGAGTGYRTGVPDGSTTNNYFFEAATQHKAIGTQVKGTLIEDKLAITWNTLYSQDGATGRIDPTQQFVADQLAAQTGDPAVAALTAPSAKYNKDYWFMNHAILSITPTDRIQVDLDYTWSEKAGGAAAANLAQQQYNPTGAATVETILGGTVSTENTKSSYKAYGIFSKFKIGETWGVNVRVEYIDDSHNNGRLTTFNPFAGSQAANSWYAGKYAQDKAIAEQIIAATPALGGLTADQLLAALDPKNYKDYGGSSNYGQYKTFTVTPVWNYTENLLIKLDMRRDWATGYQFVTSSGEKSKDQYGITLGVVAKFD, from the coding sequence ATGAGAAAAAAAACAGCCAGCCTCATTGCTACCTTTACTCTGGTGACCGCCTCTTCGATTTTTGCCCAGCCGAAGAAGGAAACGCCGGACCCGAAGGCAGCAGGTGCAGTGAAAGCTGCTCCGGCCCCAGAACCTGAAGATACGAAATGGTATGATAAGGTAGACTTTTCTGGATTTGTGGATGTGTACTACATGTACAATAACAACCCACTCCAAGGAAGCGCCGTAGATACTACCAGAGCATTCGAGACCAGCAACAAAAACTTTGGTGTTAACGCAGCTGCACTTGCTGTACAGAAGACCGCTGAAAAATCCAGCCCTTGGGGATTCCGTGTGGATTTCCAAAACGGACAAAACAACGCCTACCAAGAAGCTCCTTACGTTCAATCCAACGGAATTTACAACTATAACATGCTGAAACAAGCATACATCAGTATGTATTTCCCTGTGTTGAAAGGGATGACCTTAGACGTTGGAAAAATGGCAACGCATATTGGATATGAAGTGTTAGAATCGATGAACAACCCTAACTACTCGATAGGGGCCATCTTCCAAAACACGATCCCGTTCATTCATACCGGTGCTCGCTTAACCACTCAATTTACAGACAAATGGGCAGGAACCTTTTATCTGTATAACAGTGGTGCAGGTACCGGTTATAGAACTGGAGTTCCGGACGGAAGTACTACAAATAACTACTTCTTCGAAGCGGCAACTCAGCATAAAGCGATTGGAACTCAGGTAAAAGGAACCTTGATCGAAGACAAATTGGCCATTACTTGGAACACTTTGTATTCTCAAGATGGTGCTACTGGAAGGATCGATCCAACACAACAATTTGTAGCTGACCAATTAGCGGCTCAAACCGGAGACCCTGCTGTAGCAGCTCTTACTGCTCCATCAGCAAAGTATAATAAAGATTATTGGTTCATGAACCATGCAATCTTGTCCATCACTCCTACCGACAGGATCCAAGTTGATTTGGATTATACTTGGAGTGAGAAAGCAGGTGGTGCCGCAGCAGCAAACCTTGCACAACAGCAGTACAACCCAACAGGTGCGGCTACAGTTGAAACGATCCTAGGTGGAACCGTATCTACCGAAAATACTAAAAGTTCTTATAAAGCTTATGGTATCTTCAGTAAGTTCAAGATCGGTGAAACTTGGGGAGTTAACGTCCGTGTTGAGTATATCGACGATAGCCACAACAACGGTCGCTTGACTACTTTCAACCCGTTCGCAGGATCTCAAGCAGCTAACTCTTGGTATGCAGGAAAATATGCACAAGATAAAGCAATTGCAGAGCAGATCATTGCAGCTACTCCTGCATTGGGAGGCTTAACTGCTGACCAACTACTTGCAGCTTTAGACCCGAAAAACTACAAAGATTACGGTGGATCTTCCAACTACGGACAGTATAAAACATTTACTGTTACTCCAGTATGGAACTATACTGAAAATCTACTCATCAAATTGGATATGAGAAGAGACTGGGCAACCGGTTATCAATTCGTTACCTCTTCCGGTGAGAAAAGCAAAGACCAATACGGTATAACCTTAGGCGTCGTTGCTAAATTCGATTAA
- a CDS encoding CCA tRNA nucleotidyltransferase, protein MMNSDPKQLISQIPSPSLEDLIEISTIIRNHGGEAYLVGGSVRDLILNKIPHEYDLAVSIHPEEIQKIFKRTVPTGIKHGTITVLFHDRSYELTTFRKDEDYLDGRRPETVQFGVSLSEDLKRRDFTMNSLALDLQKKTLVDEHSGLEDIQNSLIRTIGNPVSRFTEDGLRPVRAIRFVSTLGFMIHPETAEAIDACRQITGKVSPERIHDEFLKILKSKNPIGGLDLLRKHKTLELFSKTKLYSGDWEKHKNGFSKLLQASEKSKIAYFLISCFSEQTWLSESNIFFKELKFSNQRTKDSQFLVRTLYSLIQQKEELRTSPGLRAHLLHPIAQYAGKKDLWDWCLELSFLWSAFLNEEAFWLASAEQEWKKSPPLLLSDLTIDGNLIREKFPELPAPKLGEALRSSLLSVLQDPSLNSEEFLLDQIRKSY, encoded by the coding sequence ATGATGAACTCCGATCCCAAGCAACTTATCTCCCAAATCCCTTCTCCCTCTTTAGAAGATCTAATAGAGATCAGTACTATAATACGAAATCATGGAGGAGAAGCTTATCTTGTAGGAGGAAGTGTACGTGATTTGATCTTAAATAAGATCCCTCACGAATACGATCTTGCAGTTTCGATCCATCCGGAAGAAATACAAAAGATCTTCAAAAGAACCGTTCCAACCGGGATCAAACACGGAACCATCACAGTATTATTCCATGATAGATCTTACGAATTGACTACATTCAGAAAAGACGAAGATTATTTAGACGGAAGAAGACCCGAGACTGTACAATTCGGAGTAAGTCTGAGCGAAGATCTAAAAAGAAGGGACTTCACAATGAACTCTCTTGCCCTGGATCTTCAAAAAAAGACATTAGTGGACGAACATTCCGGATTAGAAGACATTCAAAATTCTTTAATCAGGACCATAGGAAATCCGGTCTCCAGATTTACGGAAGATGGACTTAGACCAGTCAGGGCCATTCGATTTGTTTCCACATTAGGATTTATGATCCACCCGGAAACCGCCGAAGCAATAGACGCCTGTAGACAAATCACTGGGAAAGTTTCCCCGGAAAGAATACACGATGAATTTTTAAAAATTCTTAAAAGCAAAAATCCGATCGGTGGATTGGATCTATTAAGAAAACATAAAACTCTGGAATTATTCAGCAAAACAAAATTATATTCCGGGGATTGGGAAAAGCATAAAAACGGATTTTCCAAACTTCTCCAGGCTTCCGAAAAATCTAAAATTGCCTATTTTTTAATTTCCTGTTTCTCGGAACAAACCTGGCTTTCAGAATCGAATATATTTTTCAAAGAGCTGAAATTCTCCAACCAAAGGACCAAGGATTCCCAGTTTTTAGTAAGAACCTTATATTCGCTCATCCAACAAAAAGAAGAATTAAGAACTTCCCCTGGACTTCGCGCTCATCTACTTCATCCGATCGCACAATATGCGGGAAAAAAAGATCTATGGGACTGGTGCTTAGAACTTTCCTTTCTTTGGTCCGCATTCTTAAATGAAGAAGCATTCTGGCTCGCAAGCGCAGAACAAGAATGGAAGAAGAGTCCTCCACTTCTTCTATCTGATCTTACCATCGATGGAAATCTGATCCGAGAGAAATTCCCAGAACTTCCTGCGCCTAAACTAGGAGAAGCATTGCGCTCTTCTTTGCTTTCCGTTCTCCAAGATCCAAGTCTCAATTCAGAAGAATTTCTTCTAGATCAGATCCGTAAATCTTACTAA
- a CDS encoding ribonuclease HI family protein: MKKFKIYCDGASKGNPGPSSIGIAVYEGETEVHSISRRISDGTNNMAEWAALEAGIEYCLSQGASEVTAYLDSELVVKQFKGEYKVKSPHLQIAKEKVKGLTSKLKLFSIHHVLREKNKRADKLANLAFES; the protein is encoded by the coding sequence GTGAAAAAGTTCAAAATATACTGCGACGGCGCATCCAAAGGAAATCCAGGACCTTCTTCCATTGGAATAGCCGTTTACGAAGGCGAAACAGAGGTACATTCTATCTCTCGTAGGATCTCCGACGGAACCAATAATATGGCTGAATGGGCGGCCCTCGAAGCAGGGATAGAATATTGTCTTTCCCAAGGCGCAAGTGAGGTAACTGCCTATCTGGATTCTGAATTGGTAGTCAAACAATTCAAAGGGGAATACAAGGTCAAATCCCCTCACCTTCAAATCGCTAAAGAAAAAGTAAAAGGCCTCACGTCCAAACTCAAACTTTTCTCTATACACCATGTTCTTCGGGAAAAGAATAAAAGAGCGGATAAGCTAGCGAACTTAGCATTCGAATCTTAA
- a CDS encoding arginyltransferase: MAKMGLDYFTFLGSLPETPESECAYYPERNSKVKGFFSKEKLPPEILDDLFRFGFRRSGNFFYRTNCSVCSHCLSYRVLLSEFFPSSNHKRMIKKNHDLTLKISLPLIDPDKKNLYVKYQRSRHEGSYGESESDILENMKFQMYEGSENSAELLLYKNDILLGWILLDLGLETLSAVYSVFDPEESKRSLGNFLILSSILWAKENGFKEFQLGLFLPGHPKMDYKKNWKPAEILDRNTGIWKKSESFLYDYILENGPNGDKRIHT, from the coding sequence ATGGCAAAGATGGGGTTGGATTATTTTACATTCTTAGGTTCTCTGCCGGAGACCCCTGAGTCGGAATGTGCCTATTATCCGGAAAGGAATTCTAAGGTGAAGGGTTTCTTTTCTAAGGAGAAACTTCCTCCTGAAATTTTGGATGATCTTTTTCGTTTCGGTTTCAGAAGGTCAGGCAATTTCTTTTATAGGACCAATTGTTCCGTATGTTCTCATTGCCTGAGTTATCGCGTCTTGTTGTCCGAATTCTTTCCTAGTTCGAACCACAAAAGAATGATCAAAAAAAATCATGATCTGACTCTGAAAATTTCCCTACCTCTTATCGATCCTGATAAAAAGAATTTATATGTGAAATACCAAAGGTCTCGGCACGAAGGAAGTTACGGCGAATCAGAGTCGGATATTTTGGAGAACATGAAATTCCAAATGTACGAGGGTTCCGAAAATTCTGCGGAACTTCTCCTTTATAAAAACGATATACTTTTAGGTTGGATCCTATTAGATCTTGGGCTTGAAACTTTGTCAGCTGTGTATTCCGTTTTTGATCCGGAAGAATCTAAAAGAAGTCTGGGTAATTTTCTCATTCTTTCTTCTATTCTTTGGGCCAAAGAAAACGGATTTAAAGAATTTCAATTGGGTCTTTTTCTTCCTGGCCATCCTAAGATGGATTATAAAAAGAATTGGAAGCCTGCGGAAATCTTGGATCGTAACACCGGTATTTGGAAGAAGAGTGAATCTTTTCTTTATGATTATATTTTAGAAAATGGTCCGAACGGAGACAAACGTATTCATACTTAA
- a CDS encoding SDR family NAD(P)-dependent oxidoreductase, translating into MAKKIIVVGASSGIGKEIASQLIEQGHQVAAFARREKELKKLPSSKVKNLFVKHDVTEYSKVPGEFAKAVKALGGLDEIYYASGVMHRVGAEEFPIDKDLEMLEVNLLGCVAWLDSAAAYFQEKKAGKIIGISSIAGDRGRRGNPVYNASKAGMSTYLEALRNRLAVKGIQVVTVKPGMIETPMTEGLPGLMWLITAKEAAQVILAKVNAGKENFYVPARWALVSLIIRLIPSFIFRKLSI; encoded by the coding sequence ATGGCTAAAAAGATCATCGTAGTAGGCGCTTCTAGCGGTATCGGAAAAGAAATTGCATCTCAATTGATCGAACAAGGACATCAGGTCGCTGCTTTTGCAAGAAGAGAGAAGGAATTGAAAAAACTTCCTTCTTCCAAGGTAAAAAACTTATTCGTTAAACACGACGTTACTGAATATTCCAAAGTCCCAGGAGAATTTGCTAAAGCTGTAAAAGCTTTAGGCGGCTTGGACGAAATTTATTACGCATCAGGTGTGATGCATAGAGTAGGCGCGGAAGAATTTCCTATCGATAAAGATTTGGAAATGTTGGAAGTCAACCTTCTTGGTTGTGTTGCTTGGTTGGATTCTGCCGCAGCATATTTTCAAGAGAAGAAGGCCGGCAAAATAATCGGTATATCTTCCATCGCGGGCGATAGAGGACGTAGAGGTAACCCGGTCTATAACGCATCTAAAGCAGGAATGTCCACTTACTTGGAAGCTTTAAGAAATCGTTTAGCAGTAAAAGGGATCCAAGTAGTCACAGTAAAACCTGGAATGATCGAAACACCAATGACAGAAGGTTTGCCTGGTCTTATGTGGTTGATCACTGCGAAGGAAGCTGCTCAAGTTATATTAGCAAAAGTGAATGCTGGAAAAGAGAACTTCTATGTGCCTGCTCGTTGGGCCTTAGTCTCTTTGATTATTAGACTTATCCCTTCATTTATTTTCAGAAAACTTTCCATTTAA
- a CDS encoding FAD-binding oxidoreductase, whose translation MATASKKKTVKKKVTPKTKKMGFDLKEFESRLSPVQKVEAWGMNHFSNSKVFLPASIQDFKDLFTYARDTNTKVAFRGGGCSYGDAATNEKGIVVDIRNFNKILSFDPKTGILVAESGVTIKQLWEFGIERGFWPPVVSGTMFPTLGGALSMNIHGKNNFAVGPIGDHIQEFTFLSPDGKESVCSPKKNSDIFYSAISGFGMLGAFLTVTIKLKKIYSGKMKVWPVNTSNLQEMYDYFEKEYKQSDYLVGWVDGFASGKSLGRGQIHKAVHLKAGEDPGFPENCKLENQILPSTFLGIVPKSWMWLFMYPFSNKLGMRFVNFGKWISGFLNNNKPYEQGHAEYAFLLDYVPNWKFMYKPGAMIQYQSFIPKENAVKGFEEILSLCQKRGIVNWLGVFKKHRPDKFLLTHAVDGYSMAMDFPMTKGNKTKLWELAKEMDEIVVKNGGRFYFAKDSTLRPEVYRRSMPKQNLEKFKAMKKKLDPKNLLESDLFRRVWGK comes from the coding sequence ATGGCAACCGCCTCTAAAAAAAAGACCGTTAAAAAAAAGGTAACTCCCAAAACTAAAAAAATGGGTTTCGATCTGAAAGAGTTCGAATCTCGTTTAAGTCCAGTCCAAAAGGTGGAAGCCTGGGGAATGAACCATTTCTCCAATAGTAAGGTTTTCTTACCTGCTTCTATCCAGGACTTCAAGGATCTATTCACTTACGCGAGAGATACGAATACAAAAGTTGCATTTAGAGGTGGTGGTTGCAGTTACGGTGACGCTGCGACTAACGAAAAAGGGATCGTAGTAGATATCCGTAATTTTAACAAGATCTTATCCTTTGATCCTAAAACAGGGATCTTAGTAGCGGAGTCCGGAGTGACTATCAAACAACTTTGGGAGTTCGGTATCGAAAGAGGATTTTGGCCTCCTGTTGTAAGTGGTACAATGTTTCCCACATTAGGCGGAGCTCTTTCTATGAATATTCATGGAAAGAATAACTTTGCAGTCGGACCGATCGGAGATCATATCCAAGAATTTACTTTTTTAAGTCCTGATGGAAAAGAATCAGTTTGTTCTCCTAAAAAGAATTCGGATATATTTTACTCAGCGATTTCAGGTTTTGGAATGCTCGGGGCATTTCTTACAGTAACCATCAAGCTCAAAAAAATCTACTCTGGCAAAATGAAGGTTTGGCCAGTGAATACTTCAAACCTCCAAGAGATGTATGATTATTTCGAAAAAGAATACAAACAATCCGATTATCTTGTAGGTTGGGTGGATGGATTTGCTTCCGGAAAAAGTCTGGGAAGAGGCCAAATCCACAAAGCAGTTCATCTAAAAGCAGGAGAAGACCCTGGCTTTCCTGAAAATTGCAAATTGGAAAATCAAATTCTTCCAAGCACATTCTTAGGGATCGTTCCTAAATCGTGGATGTGGCTTTTCATGTATCCGTTTAGCAATAAACTTGGAATGAGATTCGTGAATTTTGGAAAGTGGATCTCCGGGTTTTTAAATAATAATAAACCTTACGAGCAAGGACATGCAGAATACGCTTTTCTTTTGGACTATGTTCCGAATTGGAAATTTATGTACAAGCCTGGTGCAATGATCCAGTACCAAAGTTTTATTCCTAAAGAAAATGCAGTTAAAGGTTTTGAAGAGATCCTGAGTCTTTGCCAAAAAAGAGGGATCGTGAACTGGCTTGGAGTATTCAAGAAACATAGGCCGGATAAGTTTTTACTCACTCATGCTGTAGACGGTTATTCTATGGCTATGGACTTTCCTATGACCAAAGGAAATAAAACTAAACTTTGGGAACTTGCCAAAGAAATGGATGAGATCGTTGTGAAGAATGGAGGAAGATTCTATTTTGCAAAAGATAGTACTCTTCGTCCGGAAGTTTACAGAAGGTCCATGCCGAAACAAAACCTGG